In one Winogradskyella sp. MH6 genomic region, the following are encoded:
- a CDS encoding nitroreductase family protein codes for MEKTVSEAIAYRRSTRVYKDIPIDTEKVKQCLVNASLAPTSSNLQLWEFYHITNKNTLKEIAEACFNQSAAKTAQQLVIIVTRKDLWKQRAKANIAFLNKVYDKDDLSERELKRKKMATNYYKKLIPTIYTDFLGILGYLKYFSFQIVGLFKPIYRQVRQSDMRIVAHKSAGLAAQNFMTSMAAIDYDTCPMEGSDTLRVKRILNLPRGAEINMIIGCGIRDEKGIYSPRFRVPFEDVYFEI; via the coding sequence ATGGAAAAGACAGTTTCCGAAGCTATTGCCTACAGACGATCAACCAGAGTTTACAAAGATATTCCTATTGATACAGAAAAAGTAAAACAGTGCTTAGTAAATGCATCGTTAGCACCTACAAGTAGTAATCTTCAGCTTTGGGAATTTTACCATATCACCAATAAAAATACTTTAAAAGAAATTGCTGAAGCTTGTTTTAACCAAAGCGCCGCGAAAACCGCGCAACAGTTAGTGATTATTGTTACCAGAAAAGATCTTTGGAAACAACGCGCAAAAGCCAACATTGCTTTTCTGAATAAGGTTTATGACAAAGACGATTTATCTGAGCGTGAATTGAAACGCAAAAAAATGGCAACCAACTATTATAAAAAATTAATTCCAACTATTTATACTGATTTTCTGGGCATTTTGGGTTATCTGAAATACTTTAGCTTTCAAATCGTGGGTTTATTTAAACCTATTTACAGACAAGTAAGACAGAGCGACATGAGAATTGTAGCTCATAAAAGCGCAGGGTTAGCTGCTCAAAATTTTATGACCAGTATGGCAGCTATTGACTATGACACCTGCCCTATGGAAGGTAGCGATACACTGAGAGTAAAACGAATTTTAAACTTGCCTCGTGGCGCAGAAATCAATATGATTATTGGTTGTGGCATTAGAGACGAAAAAGGTATCTATAGCCCACGTTTTAGAGTTCCGTTTGAGGATGTTTATTTCGAAATATAA
- the msrA gene encoding peptide-methionine (S)-S-oxide reductase MsrA — protein sequence MNKNIEIATVGGGCFWCTEAVFEEVKGVEKVVSGYMGGNVPGRPTYREVCSGLTGHAEVVQVTFDANVISYQDILIIFMTTHDPTTLNQQGADRGTQYRSVIFYHNDDQKNTAEVVLNELAAYYKNSIVTELSEAQTFFEAEKEHQDFYKNNPDYGYCTFVIDPKIKKLRQLHADKLKHT from the coding sequence ATGAATAAGAATATTGAAATTGCTACTGTTGGCGGAGGTTGTTTTTGGTGTACCGAAGCTGTCTTTGAAGAAGTTAAAGGTGTTGAAAAAGTGGTTTCTGGTTATATGGGAGGAAACGTTCCAGGAAGACCAACCTATAGAGAAGTATGTTCTGGCTTAACAGGACATGCAGAAGTAGTCCAGGTCACATTTGATGCTAATGTAATTTCGTATCAAGATATCCTTATCATTTTTATGACCACTCACGACCCTACAACTCTAAACCAGCAAGGAGCTGACAGAGGCACACAATACCGCTCAGTGATTTTTTATCATAATGATGACCAAAAAAATACAGCTGAAGTCGTCTTAAATGAATTAGCGGCATATTATAAAAACTCTATTGTAACAGAACTTAGCGAGGCTCAAACATTTTTTGAAGCTGAAAAAGAACATCAGGATTTCTATAAAAACAATCCAGATTATGGTTATTGTACTTTTGTAATAGACCCTAAAATTAAAAAGTTAAGACAATTGCATGCTGATAAGTTGAAGCATACTTAA
- a CDS encoding rhodanese-like domain-containing protein, whose protein sequence is MKRLFIISGLLIAISIATSCLDNKIEDTSVKLVTAEEMQSILELEDVQLVDVRTPKEYEEERIANSQNIDYNSPTFEEDIAKLDKAKPVILYCKGGTRSAKCAKKLEDAGFQKIYDLEGGISKWKHSDKLKIEVKS, encoded by the coding sequence ATGAAAAGATTATTCATAATTAGTGGTTTACTAATTGCTATTAGTATAGCAACAAGCTGCCTAGACAATAAAATAGAAGATACAAGTGTTAAACTTGTAACGGCAGAAGAAATGCAATCTATTCTTGAGTTAGAAGATGTACAATTAGTAGATGTTCGTACGCCAAAAGAATATGAAGAAGAACGAATTGCCAATTCTCAAAATATAGATTATAATTCTCCTACTTTTGAAGAAGATATTGCTAAATTAGATAAGGCAAAACCTGTAATCCTATACTGTAAAGGCGGAACCAGAAGTGCCAAGTGTGCCAAAAAGCTCGAAGATGCTGGCTTTCAGAAGATATACGATTTAGAAGGTGGAATTTCTAAATGGAAACATTCAGATAAACTAAAAATTGAAGTAAAGTCATAA
- a CDS encoding NAD-dependent succinate-semialdehyde dehydrogenase: protein MSTITTKNPYTKEDIKTYNLISDKELKQKLDLAEEQFQNWKSLQIKDRSKLLSNVAELLVQRKESYAKLMTQEMGKPITQGIAEIEKCAWVCDFYAKNADDFLADQLIDADTYESFISYDPLGVILAIMPWNYPFWQVMRFAVPTLMAGNTALLKHASSTTQCAIEIEKLFEDAGFPKGCFQTLLVSHSQIETILNNDIVKAVSLTGSEGAGRKIAEIAGKNLKKAVLELGGNNACIVLKDADLDKYIDTMSWARMQNAGQSCIAAKRFIVVEDIYDEFLSKFKSKVESYIIGNPTNSKTEIATMASVDLAKEVEEQVKKSLDRGAKVVYGNKRDHALYEPTILENVTTEMPVFKEEVFGPVAAIIKVKNEDEAYEMASNSRFGLGSMVFTEHTEKAKKRIGEIEDGAFFINELVKSDPRLPFGGTKASGYGRELSKEGILEFVNVKTVYINK from the coding sequence ATGAGCACAATAACAACTAAAAATCCATACACAAAAGAAGATATAAAAACATATAATTTAATTTCTGATAAGGAATTGAAACAAAAACTAGATTTAGCTGAAGAGCAATTTCAAAATTGGAAATCACTTCAAATTAAAGATAGATCTAAATTACTTTCTAACGTTGCTGAATTACTAGTTCAACGAAAAGAATCCTATGCTAAATTAATGACCCAAGAAATGGGAAAACCTATAACACAAGGTATTGCCGAAATAGAAAAATGTGCTTGGGTCTGTGATTTTTATGCTAAAAATGCTGATGATTTTCTTGCAGACCAGTTAATAGATGCTGATACATATGAAAGCTTTATAAGCTACGACCCTTTAGGAGTCATTTTAGCTATCATGCCTTGGAATTATCCATTTTGGCAAGTAATGCGGTTTGCTGTACCTACATTGATGGCAGGTAATACGGCTTTGTTAAAACACGCTTCCAGTACCACGCAATGTGCTATAGAAATAGAGAAATTATTTGAAGATGCTGGTTTTCCTAAAGGGTGTTTTCAAACATTATTGGTTTCACATAGTCAAATTGAAACAATATTGAACAATGATATTGTTAAAGCTGTAAGTCTAACAGGAAGTGAAGGAGCAGGTCGTAAAATTGCTGAAATTGCTGGCAAAAATCTAAAGAAAGCCGTTTTAGAACTTGGAGGCAATAATGCATGTATTGTTTTAAAAGATGCAGACTTAGATAAATATATTGATACTATGTCTTGGGCGCGTATGCAAAATGCTGGTCAGAGTTGTATTGCAGCCAAGCGATTTATTGTTGTAGAGGACATCTATGATGAATTTTTATCGAAATTTAAATCTAAAGTAGAGTCTTATATAATAGGTAATCCTACTAATAGTAAAACTGAAATAGCAACAATGGCTTCTGTAGATTTGGCAAAAGAAGTTGAGGAACAGGTTAAAAAATCTCTTGATAGAGGGGCAAAAGTAGTATATGGCAACAAACGAGACCACGCATTATATGAGCCAACAATTTTAGAAAATGTAACTACAGAAATGCCAGTTTTTAAGGAAGAAGTTTTTGGTCCTGTGGCTGCAATTATAAAAGTTAAAAATGAAGATGAGGCCTATGAGATGGCTTCAAACTCAAGATTTGGTCTTGGTAGTATGGTGTTTACAGAGCATACAGAAAAGGCTAAAAAGCGTATAGGGGAAATTGAAGATGGAGCGTTCTTTATTAACGAACTTGTAAAATCTGACCCAAGATTACCATTTGGAGGAACTAAAGCATCTGGTTATGGAAGAGAACTTTCTAAAGAAGGAATTCTGGAGTTTGTGAATGTAAAAACGGTTTACATTAATAAATAA
- a CDS encoding protein-disulfide reductase DsbD family protein has protein sequence MTAKKVLLFSLLSLFFSFNIFSQELDPVKWESSIKKLSNEEYELIYTASIDEHWHFYSIVPADPDGLGPIATEFTFLDKENNYELIGEIQESESIRIFEEAFGMEVNYFENQAIFTQRIKVLNPNIEVIKAEVFFQACDAEKCLQPENFELNTALDGSKIAKEKVEIDEQSKQLSEELNLNVTGWDKYESQAVEGKSYFTVFLLGFLGGLIALLTPCVFPMIPLTVSFFTKSSTDSKKGLFNSILYGVFIFLIYVLLSVPFHIMDSLDSGILNTISTNVTLNIIFFVIFVVFSFSFFGYFELTLPQSWSAAMDDRANKIGGFVGIFFMALTLAIVSFSCTGPILGGLLGSTMASDASAMQLSMGMGGFGFALALPFTLFAMFPKWLNSLPKSGGWLNTVKVVLGFVELALALKFLSNSDLVEHWGLLKREIFIGIWIIIGIGLALYLFGKIKFPHDGPLQKLGKGRITTAILVIAFVIYLIPGLTNTKWANLKLLSGFPPPLTYSIYDKPEEFTITKSLEEGIALAKTLNKPIMLDFTGWACVNCRKMEEQVWTDDNVNEILVNDYVIVSLYVDDREALPKEEQFQYLRTNGTVKDIETIGDKWGTLQTINFQNNSQPYYVLLDHNMGLLNPPRGNTPDEDVYYNWLKTGLDNFNK, from the coding sequence ATGACAGCAAAAAAAGTCCTTCTATTTAGCCTACTATCCTTATTTTTCTCGTTCAATATATTTTCTCAGGAACTAGATCCTGTAAAATGGGAATCTTCAATTAAAAAATTATCAAATGAAGAATATGAGCTTATCTATACAGCGTCTATAGATGAACATTGGCATTTTTATTCTATTGTTCCTGCAGATCCTGATGGTTTAGGTCCTATTGCTACAGAATTTACTTTTCTAGACAAGGAAAACAACTATGAACTCATTGGAGAGATTCAAGAATCAGAATCTATAAGAATTTTTGAAGAGGCTTTTGGTATGGAAGTGAATTACTTTGAAAACCAAGCAATCTTTACGCAACGAATAAAAGTATTAAATCCAAATATAGAAGTTATAAAGGCTGAAGTTTTTTTTCAAGCATGTGATGCTGAAAAATGCTTACAGCCAGAAAATTTTGAGCTAAATACAGCCTTAGATGGTTCTAAAATAGCTAAAGAAAAAGTTGAAATAGACGAACAAAGTAAGCAGCTATCAGAAGAGTTAAACCTTAATGTAACAGGTTGGGATAAATATGAGTCGCAAGCTGTTGAGGGCAAAAGTTATTTTACGGTATTCTTACTTGGTTTTTTAGGTGGGCTTATTGCATTACTCACACCTTGCGTGTTTCCAATGATTCCATTGACTGTATCTTTTTTTACCAAGAGTTCTACAGATTCTAAAAAAGGGTTGTTCAATTCAATACTCTATGGAGTTTTCATTTTTTTAATTTACGTGTTACTTAGTGTGCCGTTTCATATCATGGATTCTTTAGATTCAGGGATCTTAAATACAATATCAACCAACGTTACACTAAACATTATTTTCTTCGTAATTTTTGTGGTTTTTTCTTTTTCATTCTTTGGTTATTTTGAATTAACACTACCACAATCTTGGAGTGCGGCTATGGATGATAGAGCCAATAAAATTGGAGGTTTTGTTGGCATCTTTTTTATGGCTTTAACCTTAGCAATAGTCTCTTTTTCTTGTACAGGTCCAATCTTAGGAGGTTTATTGGGTAGTACTATGGCATCAGATGCAAGTGCTATGCAGTTGAGTATGGGAATGGGAGGTTTTGGTTTTGCTCTAGCACTTCCGTTTACGTTATTCGCCATGTTTCCAAAGTGGTTAAATTCCTTGCCAAAGTCTGGTGGATGGTTAAATACGGTAAAAGTAGTTTTAGGGTTTGTAGAGTTGGCACTAGCATTAAAGTTTCTTTCTAATTCTGATTTAGTAGAGCATTGGGGACTTTTAAAGCGTGAAATATTTATTGGTATATGGATAATCATTGGTATTGGCTTGGCTTTATATTTATTTGGAAAAATTAAATTTCCTCACGATGGTCCTTTGCAGAAACTTGGTAAAGGAAGAATTACAACGGCCATTTTAGTAATAGCTTTTGTTATTTATTTAATACCAGGATTAACGAATACAAAATGGGCTAATTTGAAGCTTTTGAGTGGTTTTCCACCTCCATTAACTTACAGTATTTATGATAAGCCAGAAGAGTTTACAATAACAAAATCTTTAGAAGAAGGTATTGCCTTGGCTAAAACATTGAACAAACCTATTATGTTAGATTTTACAGGTTGGGCATGTGTGAATTGTAGAAAAATGGAAGAGCAGGTTTGGACAGATGATAATGTAAATGAAATTTTAGTTAATGATTATGTTATCGTATCACTTTATGTTGATGATAGAGAAGCGTTGCCAAAAGAAGAGCAATTTCAATATTTAAGAACCAACGGAACTGTAAAAGATATTGAAACCATTGGTGATAAATGGGGAACCCTACAAACCATCAATTTCCAAAATAACTCTCAGCCGTATTATGTGTTGTTAGATCATAATATGGGCTTGTTAAATCCTCCAAGAGGAAATACACCAGATGAAGATGTTTATTACAATTGGCTTAAAACTGGTTTAGATAATTTTAATAAGTAG
- a CDS encoding rhodanese-like domain-containing protein — translation MDLLQKDWVKQLEEDNNSVVLDVRTQGEVNEGIIPNAIHIDIYKGQGFIYEVDALDKTKNYYVYCRSGGRSAQACNVMNQLGFKNTYNLVGGFSEWQGEVAFKE, via the coding sequence GTGGATTTATTACAGAAAGATTGGGTTAAACAACTAGAAGAAGACAATAATTCTGTTGTTTTAGATGTTAGAACACAAGGAGAAGTTAATGAGGGTATTATCCCAAATGCTATTCATATAGATATCTATAAAGGACAAGGTTTTATTTATGAAGTCGATGCCTTGGATAAAACTAAAAATTATTATGTGTATTGTAGATCTGGCGGTAGAAGTGCTCAGGCATGTAACGTCATGAATCAGTTAGGTTTTAAAAACACTTACAATTTAGTTGGTGGTTTTAGTGAGTGGCAAGGAGAAGTTGCCTTTAAAGAGTAA